The Halomonas sp. 'Soap Lake #6' genomic sequence GTGACCTAGTGGCCGTGGAGTCCCCCGCGTTTTATGCCAGCTTGCAGGTGTTGGAACGGCTGAAATTACGCGCGGTAGAGATTCCTGTTCATCCCCGGGAAGGGATCGACCTTGAGGTACTGGCAGAACGGCTAGAGACACTGCCCATCAAAGCTTGCTGGTTTATGAGCCATCTACAAAATCCGCTCGGCGCTAGTATGAGTAAAGAGCGCAAACAAGCCCTTTACCAGCTGCTAAAACAGCACCAAGTACCAATGCTAGAGGATGATGTATATGCCGAGCTGTACTTTGGCAGCACGCCCCCCACTCCAGTTAAAGCCTTTGATGATGAGGGTTTGGTCATTCACTGCAGCTCTTTCTCAAAGTGCCTGGCGCCCGGCTATCGGGTTGGTTGGGTCGCGGGCGGTCGCTATGCTGAGACCATCTCTCGACTAAAGCTGATGACAACCATCTCACCGTCCGTTCCCGCCCAGGCAGCGATTGCCGACTATTTACAGCACGGCGGTTATGACCGCCATTTGCGCAAACTACGCCATGCTTTAGAAACCCAGCAAGGCAGTATGTTAGCGGCAGCGGATCGCTACTTCCCCGCCCAAACTCGCATTACTCGCCCCGCAGGCGGCTACTTTTTATGGGTGGAGTTTCCCGAACAGGTGGATTCGCTGCGGCTATTTAATACCGCGCTTGACCATGGTGTTAGCTTAGCGCCGGGCCCGATTTTCTCGGCAACTCAACAGTTTCGTCATTGCGTGCGGCTAAGCTATGGCCACCCCTGGACGCCACGCAGCGAACGCGGTATGGAAACCCTGGGGCGGCTGTTAGCGCTCTTTTAGCTCGTACTTAAAAATCTTCCCCTAGAGCAACTGATCTGGTTTTTAAACAAAAAACTGAGTCTGTTATGGAATACAGCGGACGATAGACTATTCCGATGAAGCCACGAAGCGGCCATACCGGCCCACAATTTCGTTAAAGACAGTGGCTATCATCGGAGGAAGCACCATGCTCGGAATCGAGGCCGTTGATCTGGCCAGAGTGCAGTTTGCCTTTACTATTTCCTTTCATATCATTTTCCCCGCCATCACCATAGGGTTAGCCAGCTACCTCGCCGTACTGGAAGGACTCTGGCTAAAGACCCAGCGGGACACCTACCGCCACCTTTACCACTTCTGGTCCAAAATATTTGCCGTCAACTTTGCCATGGGAGTGGTATCGGGCATTGTGATGGCATACCAGTTTGGTACCCATTGGAGCGGCTTTTCCGCCTTTGCAGGCAGCGTAACTGGGCCCCTACTTACCTACGAAGTACTCACTGCATTTTTCCT encodes the following:
- the mapR gene encoding GntR family transcriptional regulator MpaR (MapR regulates genes involved in Pseudomonas quinolone signal (PQS) production and anthranilate metabolism), with product MKRYEQFADEIATLIREGVLGPGERIPSVRQASRHHGISPSTVFQAYYLLENRGLITARARSGYFVREHARRLLGEPRVTLQPNDPAEVEVSELVFSVLDSLQDDRTVPFGSAFPSPELFPLSRLATSMTQGLRELSPQQVVADMTTGHTDLCRQIALRYMLGGIQLPMEELVITNGAMEALNLALQCVTQPGDLVAVESPAFYASLQVLERLKLRAVEIPVHPREGIDLEVLAERLETLPIKACWFMSHLQNPLGASMSKERKQALYQLLKQHQVPMLEDDVYAELYFGSTPPTPVKAFDDEGLVIHCSSFSKCLAPGYRVGWVAGGRYAETISRLKLMTTISPSVPAQAAIADYLQHGGYDRHLRKLRHALETQQGSMLAAADRYFPAQTRITRPAGGYFLWVEFPEQVDSLRLFNTALDHGVSLAPGPIFSATQQFRHCVRLSYGHPWTPRSERGMETLGRLLALF